The following is a genomic window from Synergistaceae bacterium.
AGCCCGCACAGGCTGGCGACCCCCCTGCTGCGCCGCAACGGGAGGCACGAGGCCGTCTCGTGGGAGGAGGCGCTGGCGACTCTGGCGGGCAGGATAAGCGGAGCCGTATCGAGCCACGGGCCTCGGTCGCTCTTCTACCTGAACGGGACCGGGTCCATGTACTTCTCCAAGCTGCTGCTGCCCCACCTGTTCGAGGCGCTGGGCGGCTGCACCCTCAGGGAGGGAAACCAGTGCTCCGCCTCCGGCGGTTTCGGCCTTGCGGAGAGCTTCGGAGAGGTGCCGGTGACTAGGCCGGAGTTCATGGCCGGACACTCGCGCGGGGTTCTTCTATGGGGGAGGAACGTCCTCGAGACTCACACTCACGCCGTCCCCCTGCTGAAGCGAGTCCGGGAGCGAGGGGGGGAGATCGCGTCGATCGAGATCCGCGAGACGCCCACCACCCGCTTCTCCGACCGCTGGTGGCGCATAAACCCGGGTGGCGACTGGGCGCTGGCCGCATGGATGTGCAAACGCCTGACCACGAAGGAGGGCTGGAGGGAGAGAGCGACGAATTCCGAGGCTTTCGGGAGGGCTTTGAAATCCCTCGACGACGGGGAGCTTCTCGAGGCCGCGAGATTCTCGTCTGAGGATGCGTCCTCGGTTCTGCGCTGGCTCGAGGGATTCGCGCCCGTCGTCCACTACGCGGCGTTCGGCGCTCAGCGCTACATGCACGGGGATGCGCAGTTCCGCTGGATAGGCGCGCTGGCGACGATGCTGGGTGCGTTCGACGGGCCGGGGGCCGGACTGGCTTTCAGCAAGGATGAGCATTCGCTCTTCCCGAAGGAGCTTCTGCCCGCCCCGAGGGATGTGCGCAGGCTTCCCGTCTCGGCGTGGCAGACGAGGCTCGACGACATCGATCCGCCCGTCGAGGTCATGATCATCTCCTGCGCCAACCCGGCGCGCCAGAGCCCCGGATCGGACCTGGTCGTCGACGCGCTGCGACGCCTGCCCTTCACCGTCTGCATCGACTTCATCATGTCCGACACGGCGCACGAGTGCGACCTGGTGTTGCCCACCACCACCTTCCTGGAGGAGGAGGGAGACTGGCTCGGCTCGTACTGGCACAACTACCTTGTCCGCACCGGGCGGGTTCTTCCGCCTCGGGGGGAGGCGCTGGAGGAGGCGGAGATCTTCACACGCCTGGCGTGCGAGCTCGGGCTATCGGTCGACATAATGGAGAAGAAGCGCGAGATGGACCGGCTCATGCTGACCTCGCCGCTGCTGGAGCAAGTGGGGGAGGGGGTCTACCGGTGGGACGAGCCGGACTACTGGACTACGACGGAGAGAAAGGTCCTGCTGCCGGAGTCCGCCCCGACAATGCACGCCGGGAAGGGTCTGAGGCTGGTCTCGGTGCACAAGTCCGGGTACATCAACGGACAGAGCTGGGACGCTCCCGATGTGCCGGACAGGCCCGTGATCTCTGTGGGGCCGGAGGACGCCGACTCGCTCGGCCTGGCCGAAGGCGACGGCACCGTGGCGAGGAGCGGACGGGGCGCCGAGCTTGAGGCCACGGTGAGGGTCGATCCCTCCATCGGCGCGGG
Proteins encoded in this region:
- a CDS encoding molybdopterin-dependent oxidoreductase; the protein is SPHRLATPLLRRNGRHEAVSWEEALATLAGRISGAVSSHGPRSLFYLNGTGSMYFSKLLLPHLFEALGGCTLREGNQCSASGGFGLAESFGEVPVTRPEFMAGHSRGVLLWGRNVLETHTHAVPLLKRVRERGGEIASIEIRETPTTRFSDRWWRINPGGDWALAAWMCKRLTTKEGWRERATNSEAFGRALKSLDDGELLEAARFSSEDASSVLRWLEGFAPVVHYAAFGAQRYMHGDAQFRWIGALATMLGAFDGPGAGLAFSKDEHSLFPKELLPAPRDVRRLPVSAWQTRLDDIDPPVEVMIISCANPARQSPGSDLVVDALRRLPFTVCIDFIMSDTAHECDLVLPTTTFLEEEGDWLGSYWHNYLVRTGRVLPPRGEALEEAEIFTRLACELGLSVDIMEKKREMDRLMLTSPLLEQVGEGVYRWDEPDYWTTTERKVLLPESAPTMHAGKGLRLVSVHKSGYINGQSWDAPDVPDRPVISVGPEDADSLGLAEGDGTVARSGRGAELEATVRVDPSIGAGYCVIAQGTKGVNTLLDPLVAPGFGAPYAEGRVTLRRK